One segment of Daphnia magna isolate NIES linkage group LG2, ASM2063170v1.1, whole genome shotgun sequence DNA contains the following:
- the LOC116915920 gene encoding alpha-amylase, giving the protein MWKLVFFLAFSLASPALGQYNPNCDGKQVIVHLFEWKWTDIAAECERFLGPAGYCGFQVSPPMEHVILPNDNYPWWQRYQPVSYQLYSRSGTPEQFADMVRRCNAVGVRTYVDAVINHMTGLGRVGVSYGGSSYNGDARDFPGVPYTAEHFTPKNLCPSSDGNVNNYAVEENVRNCYLVGLTDLYGALDYVRNAVAGYLNNLVDLGVAGIRIDAAKHMWPADIANMLSRVKDLPTSHGFPAGSKLFVYNEVIDRNDGAVTVDEYYDTGMVTEFRYCMKLAWGIADYGQLGGLVDYGWGMARDDRAFVFVDNHDNQRGHGGAGDVITHKTPREYKQAVAYMTAHPYGFAQVMSSYYFTNTDEGPPHNADWSTADVVINADGSCGGGWVCEHRWNVIAKMVRFRNAVAGTAMENYWNNGGAVAFSRGNKGFFAMAKGGSMDQTLSTGLPAGTYCNIIDSCATNINVGSDGKARIQINNYEEPIVAICVGCTADSGPTSAPCTGSNCGVTTASPPVDGTCTQAPPSGTSRTVIFVQKATSVGQDLFIRGGIDHTKRPGCVDNAGTSACAISITTNSLGTSTHYDKYNAWRVGDTKLDWYGVQSGQGSYNGQASAGSPLAWTSNTASSSGFQSLNKWGDHYWMLDVNMDCSETEQGWFELKAFLTNSGSGWENDISQGACTGTAGGTAPYTTKNHMGRCGYINVFTFSGNSCEINAF; this is encoded by the exons ATGTGGAAGCTCGTCTTCTTTTTGGCTTTTAGCTTGGCCAGTCCGGCTCTGGGCCAATACAACCCTAATTGCGATGGCAAGCAAGTAATTGTCCACTTGTTTGAGTGGAAATGGACGGATATCGCTGCCGAATGTGAAAG GTTTCTCGGTCCAGCAGGTTATTGtg gaTTCCAG gTTTCACCTCCGATGGAACACGTAATCTTGCCCAACGATAATTACCCCTGGTGGCAACGTTATCAGCCTGTCAGTTACCAACTTTATTCACGTTCTGGAACACCGGAACAATTTGCCGACATGGTTCGTCGATGCAATGCCGTCGGAGTCAG GACGTACGTTGATGCTGTTATCAATCACATGACTGGATTGGGTCGCGTCGGTGTCTCCTATGGTGGATCTTCCTACAACGGTGATGCCCGCGATTTCCCCGGAGTTCCTTACACGGCAGAGCATTTCACGCCCAAAAACCTATGTCCTTCTTCTGACG GGAACGTTAATAACTACGCTGTTGAGGAGAATGTGCGTAACTGCTATCTGGTGGGTTTGACGGATCTTTACGGAGCCCTTGATTATGTAAGGAATGCCGTTGCTGGTTACCTTAACAATTTGGTGGATCTTGGTGTGGCGGGCATCCGAATTGACGCTGCCAAACACATGTGGCCTGCT GATATTGCCAACATGCTTTCACGCGTTAAAGATCTGCCAACCTCGCATGGATTTCCCGCTGGATCAAAGCTCTTCGTTTACAATGAAGTTATTGATAGAAATGATGGAGCTGTTACTGTAGACGAATACTACGATACTG GAATGGTGACGGAGTTCCGTTACTGCATGAAACTCGCTTGGGGTATTGCCGATTATGGGCAGCTGGGTGGTTTGGTTGATTATGGTTGGGGTATGGCTAGAGATGATCGTGCCTTCGTCTTTGTTGATAATCACGACAACCAACGAGGACATGGTGGAGCAG GTGACGTAATCACGCACAAGACACCACGTGAATACAAACAGGCTGTTGCGTACATGACGGCACATCCTTACGGATTTGCGCAGGTTATGAGCAGCTACTACTTCACTAACACCGACGAAGGACCACCGCATAACGCTGATTGGAG TACGGCAGACGTTGTTATCAATGCTGATGGAAGTTGTGGTGGAGGATGGGTTTGTGAACATCGCTGGAACGTCATAGCAAAAATG GTTCGCTTCCGCAATGCTGTAGCTGGCACAGCCATGGAAAACTATTGGAACAACGGTGGAGCAGTAGCATTTTCTCGTGGCAATAAAGGCTTCTTTGCGATGGCTAAAGGAGGTTCCATGGATCAAACTCTTTCAACAG GCCTACCTGCTGGAACTTATTGTAACATTATCGACAGCTGCGCAACCAACATTAATGTGGGTTCAGACGGCAAAGCAAGGATTCAGATCAACAATTATGAGGAACCTATAGTTGCCATTTGTGTTGGATGCACCGCCGATAGTGGCCCTACAAGTGCACCGTGCACGGGGTCGAACTGTGGAG TTACCACTGCGTCTCCTCCAGTTGATGGCACATGTACACAAGCGCCACCAAGTGGAACAAGCCGAACCGTAATATTCGTTCAGAAAGCCACAAGTGTCGGACAAGATCTCTTTATTAGAGGGGGAATCGATCATACCAAACGGCCGGGTTGTGTAGACAATGCTGGGACATCGGCCTGTGCAATTTCGATAACG ACTAATTCGTTGGGGACATCGACTCACTACGACAAGTATAACGCTTGGAGAGTAGGAGACACAAAATTGGATTGGTATGGTGTTCAATCGGGCCAGGGTTCTTATAACGGTCAAGCCTCCGCTGGTTCTCCTTTGGCCTGGACCTCGAATACCGCATCCAGCTCTGGATTTCAATCCTTGAATAA ATGGGGCGATCACTATTGGATGCTGGATGTAAATATGGATTGCTCCGAAACAGAACAAGGATGGTTTGAGCTAAAGGCTTTCCTAACTAATTCTG gTTCTGGTTGGGAAAATGACATTTCACAGGGTGCTTGCACGGGCACAGCTGGTGGAACGGCCCCGTACACAACTAAAAACCATATGGGACGCTGCGGCTACATCAACGTTTTTACGTTCAGTGGCAACAGTTGTGAAATCAATGCGTTTTAG